A window of the Cystobacter fuscus genome harbors these coding sequences:
- a CDS encoding helix-turn-helix transcriptional regulator, with the protein MRRADRLFQLIQILRRSSRPVTADALAAELEVSKRSIYRDVADLIGQRVPIRGEAGIGYVLERDFDMPPLMLTPDELEAAVLGAQWVAERGDAALASAARDLVAKIAAVVPERLRPFIAEPTIGAPLPLGVAVDGLDMARTRAWIRSGRKIRIRYRDDQGRESERTIWPVIIGYAEAVRLLAAWCELRSTFRHFRTDRILAAEFRDERHGVSPDDLRARWRRHFEAERGVRLPG; encoded by the coding sequence ATGCGCCGCGCCGACCGCCTGTTCCAGCTCATCCAGATCCTCCGGCGCTCCAGCCGCCCGGTGACGGCGGACGCTCTCGCCGCGGAGCTGGAGGTGTCCAAGCGCTCCATCTACCGCGACGTCGCGGACCTCATCGGACAGCGGGTGCCGATCCGCGGTGAGGCGGGGATTGGCTACGTGCTCGAGCGCGACTTCGACATGCCGCCGCTGATGCTCACGCCCGATGAGCTCGAGGCGGCGGTGCTTGGCGCTCAGTGGGTCGCCGAGCGAGGCGACGCCGCGCTCGCGAGCGCAGCGCGAGACCTCGTCGCCAAGATCGCCGCGGTCGTGCCGGAGCGGCTGCGCCCGTTCATTGCCGAGCCAACCATCGGGGCCCCGCTGCCCCTGGGTGTCGCCGTGGATGGGCTGGACATGGCCCGCACCCGCGCGTGGATTCGCAGCGGGCGGAAGATCCGCATCCGCTATCGGGATGACCAGGGCCGGGAGAGCGAGCGGACGATCTGGCCCGTCATCATCGGCTATGCCGAGGCGGTGCGGCTGCTCGCCGCCTGGTGCGAGCTTCGCTCGACCTTCCGGCACTTTCGAACCGACCGCATCCTCGCCGCCGAGTTCCGCGACGAGCGTCACGGCGTGTCTCCGGACGACCTGCGGGCGCGATGGCGGCGCCACTTCGAGGCCGAGCGCGGCGTCCGCCTGCCTGGCTGA
- a CDS encoding VOC family protein has translation MNFVSIRLITADLERLVRFYERLSGLRATRYTEDFAELITPACTLAIGSTRTLQLFGGDIARPADNHTAIIEFRVDDVDESFRRLKDVIGGALVQEPTTMPWGNRSLLFRDPDGTLVNFFTPVTKEAIAKFNR, from the coding sequence ATGAACTTCGTCTCGATCCGCCTGATCACCGCAGACCTCGAGCGCCTGGTCCGCTTCTACGAGCGGCTCTCCGGCCTGCGGGCGACCCGATACACCGAGGATTTCGCGGAGCTGATCACGCCAGCCTGCACCCTTGCGATCGGCAGCACGCGCACGCTCCAGTTGTTCGGCGGCGATATCGCCCGGCCCGCCGACAACCACACCGCCATCATCGAGTTCCGTGTCGACGACGTCGACGAATCGTTCCGGAGGCTGAAGGACGTCATCGGGGGTGCGCTGGTCCAGGAGCCCACCACCATGCCGTGGGGCAACAGATCGCTGCTGTTCCGCGATCCCGACGGCACCCTGGTGAACTTCTTCACGCCGGTCACGAAGGAAGCGATCGCGAAGTTCAATCGATAG